Proteins from a single region of Streptomyces sp. Tu 3180:
- a CDS encoding LOG family protein, whose translation MQTSPAHAAHHQDREIETLEEFDAIVSARGTLRGFRVQSVDLTDRTRELLATDTTGAVFLGCRMRPDAADKLRADGALVLPPLPELPFDPYRGHLYTPGDLFASLDKGYEETPDALAYSWFQRTRADGDIFASMLRAVHDDSMSDALDELLRGARVVGVMGGHAMARGTEEYRGAARLGRALSRTGFTVATGGGPGAMEAANLGAYTAPYEDAVLDEACEVLAAAPSFTPSITDWARAAFEVRTRWPKGNHSVGIPTWFYGHEPPNAFASHIAKYFANATREDGLLARCNAGVVFLPGAAGTVQEVFDNATPNYYESRGEPTPMVLVNRAHWTEKLPAWPLLRSLARERSMETRIALVDRIEEAPEALKHLLG comes from the coding sequence GTGCAGACGAGTCCCGCCCACGCCGCCCACCACCAGGACCGCGAGATCGAGACGCTCGAGGAGTTCGACGCGATCGTCTCGGCTCGCGGCACGCTCCGCGGATTCCGTGTCCAGTCCGTCGATCTGACCGACCGGACAAGGGAGTTGCTCGCCACCGACACCACCGGGGCCGTCTTCCTCGGCTGCCGGATGCGTCCGGACGCGGCGGACAAGCTCCGCGCCGACGGCGCCCTGGTCCTTCCCCCGCTCCCGGAGCTCCCCTTCGACCCGTACCGGGGCCATCTGTACACGCCCGGCGACCTGTTCGCCTCGCTCGACAAGGGGTACGAGGAGACACCGGACGCCCTCGCGTACTCCTGGTTCCAGCGGACCCGGGCCGACGGCGACATATTCGCCTCGATGCTGCGCGCCGTCCACGACGACTCCATGTCCGACGCCCTCGACGAACTCCTGCGCGGCGCACGGGTCGTGGGAGTCATGGGCGGCCACGCGATGGCCCGCGGCACCGAGGAGTACCGGGGCGCCGCCCGGCTGGGCCGCGCGTTGTCCCGCACGGGTTTCACGGTGGCGACGGGCGGCGGCCCGGGCGCGATGGAGGCGGCGAACCTCGGCGCCTACACCGCCCCGTACGAGGACGCCGTGCTGGACGAGGCCTGCGAGGTCCTGGCGGCCGCGCCCTCGTTCACCCCGTCGATCACCGACTGGGCACGCGCCGCCTTCGAGGTGCGCACCCGCTGGCCGAAGGGCAACCACTCGGTCGGCATCCCCACCTGGTTCTACGGCCACGAGCCGCCGAACGCCTTCGCCTCCCACATAGCCAAGTACTTCGCCAACGCCACCCGCGAGGACGGCCTGCTCGCCCGCTGCAACGCGGGCGTCGTCTTCCTGCCGGGCGCCGCGGGCACCGTGCAGGAGGTCTTCGACAACGCGACGCCGAACTACTACGAGTCGCGCGGGGAGCCCACGCCCATGGTGCTGGTGAACCGGGCCCACTGGACGGAGAAGCTGCCGGCCTGGCCGCTGCTGCGCTCCCTCGCCCGGGAGCGGTCGATGGAGACACGGATCGCCCTCGTGGACCGGATCGAGGAGGCTCCGGAGGCGTTGAAACATCTGCTTGGTTAA
- a CDS encoding VOC family protein — translation MYQQMIFVNLAVNDLEASKKFFTELGYSINAQFSDETAASVVISDTIVAMLLTRQKYAEFTKKEIVDATRSSEVLLALSAESREKVDELVEKAVAAGGSVSGETQDHGFMYGRAFDDLDGHTWEVVWMDPAALEG, via the coding sequence ATGTACCAGCAGATGATCTTCGTGAACCTGGCCGTCAACGACCTCGAGGCGTCGAAGAAGTTCTTCACGGAGCTCGGTTACTCGATCAACGCGCAGTTCAGCGACGAGACCGCCGCGTCGGTCGTGATCAGTGACACGATCGTCGCGATGCTGCTCACCCGGCAGAAGTACGCGGAGTTCACGAAGAAGGAGATCGTGGACGCCACGAGGAGCAGCGAAGTGCTGCTGGCGCTGAGCGCCGAGAGCCGCGAGAAGGTCGACGAGCTGGTGGAGAAGGCCGTCGCGGCGGGCGGCTCGGTCAGCGGCGAGACCCAGGACCACGGCTTCATGTACGGCCGCGCCTTCGACGACCTCGACGGCCACACCTGGGAGGTCGTGTGGATGGACCCGGCCGCCCTGGAGGGCTGA
- a CDS encoding ATP-binding cassette domain-containing protein, whose product MVAPPDNDVLWARALHFRHDDGSPGLSGVSLGVREGEILAVGGPRGSGKTTLLRCLSGLLPARSGEVWFNSVPVHTMGPVARERLRRDRFGWIDPDPALVPELNVWENAALPLMLRGTGRRRAKTAAMEWLERLDIGDKARKHPDELVQAERQRLCIARALAPAPSVVFADEPTAPLHRTDRRHVLRTLTAAARSHGITVVLATADPDTAAIADRTVSLLDGRRVRTVHLPPVSGTAETEGRAACSLSV is encoded by the coding sequence ATGGTGGCCCCACCGGACAACGACGTGCTCTGGGCACGTGCCCTGCACTTCCGGCACGACGACGGCTCACCCGGACTGAGCGGGGTCTCGCTCGGCGTCCGGGAGGGCGAGATCCTCGCCGTCGGCGGTCCGCGCGGCAGCGGCAAAACGACACTGCTGCGCTGCCTGTCGGGTCTGCTGCCCGCGCGCAGCGGCGAGGTCTGGTTCAACAGCGTGCCCGTGCACACCATGGGCCCCGTCGCCCGGGAGCGGCTGCGCCGGGACCGCTTCGGCTGGATCGACCCCGACCCGGCGCTCGTCCCCGAGCTGAACGTCTGGGAGAACGCCGCCCTGCCCCTGATGCTGCGCGGCACCGGACGGCGCCGGGCCAAGACGGCCGCCATGGAGTGGCTGGAGCGCCTCGACATCGGCGACAAGGCCCGCAAGCACCCGGACGAGCTGGTCCAGGCGGAGCGGCAGCGGCTGTGCATCGCCCGCGCCCTCGCGCCGGCGCCCTCGGTGGTCTTCGCCGACGAACCGACCGCCCCGCTGCACCGCACCGACCGCCGGCACGTGCTGCGCACGCTCACCGCGGCGGCCCGCTCGCACGGCATCACGGTGGTCCTCGCGACCGCCGACCCGGACACCGCGGCCATCGCCGACCGCACGGTGTCGCTGCTCGACGGGCGGCGCGTGCGCACCGTGCACCTGCCCCCGGTCTCCGGGACCGCCGAGACGGAAGGCCGGGCGGCGTGCTCGCTCTCCGTCTGA
- a CDS encoding aspartate aminotransferase family protein translates to MSTDSPNDLSKSAYDHLWMHFTRMSSYENSPVPTIVRGEGTHIYDDKGKRYLDGLAGLFVVQAGHGRVELAETAFKQAQELAFFPVWSYAHPKAVELAERLANEAPGDLNKVFFTTGGGEAVETAWKLAKQYFKLTGKPTKYKVISRAVAYHGTPQGALSITGLPGLKAPFEPLVPGAHKVPNTNIYRAPIHGDDPEAFGRWAADQIEQQILFEGPDTVAAVFLEPVQNAGGCFPPPPGYFQRVREICDRYDVLLVSDEVICAFGRLGTTFACDKFGYVPDMITCAKGMTSGYSPIGACIVSDRLAEPFYKGDNTFLHGYTFGGHPVSAAVGVANLDLFEREGLNQHVLDNEGAFRATLEKLYDLPIVGDVRGNGFFYGIELVKDKNTKESFDADETERVLYGFLSKKLFENGLYCRADDRGDPVVQLAPPLISDQETFDEIEQILRATLSEAWTKL, encoded by the coding sequence GTGAGCACCGACAGCCCCAACGACCTCAGCAAGTCCGCGTACGACCACTTGTGGATGCACTTCACCCGCATGTCCTCGTACGAGAACTCCCCCGTCCCCACCATCGTCCGGGGCGAGGGCACCCACATCTACGACGACAAGGGCAAGCGGTACCTCGACGGTCTCGCCGGCCTGTTCGTGGTGCAGGCGGGGCACGGCCGCGTGGAACTCGCCGAGACCGCCTTCAAGCAGGCGCAGGAGCTGGCCTTCTTCCCCGTGTGGTCCTACGCCCACCCCAAGGCCGTGGAGCTCGCGGAGCGGCTCGCGAACGAGGCGCCGGGCGACCTGAACAAGGTCTTCTTCACCACCGGCGGCGGCGAGGCCGTCGAGACCGCCTGGAAGCTCGCCAAGCAGTACTTCAAGCTGACCGGCAAGCCGACCAAGTACAAGGTCATATCCCGCGCGGTGGCCTACCACGGCACCCCGCAGGGCGCCCTGTCCATCACCGGACTGCCGGGCCTGAAGGCCCCGTTCGAGCCCCTGGTCCCGGGCGCGCACAAGGTGCCCAACACCAACATCTACCGGGCGCCGATCCACGGCGACGACCCGGAGGCGTTCGGCCGCTGGGCCGCCGACCAGATCGAGCAGCAGATCCTCTTCGAGGGCCCGGACACGGTCGCCGCGGTCTTCCTGGAGCCGGTGCAGAACGCCGGCGGCTGCTTCCCGCCCCCGCCCGGCTACTTCCAGCGGGTGCGCGAGATCTGCGACCGGTACGACGTGCTGCTCGTCTCCGACGAGGTCATCTGCGCCTTCGGCCGGCTCGGCACGACCTTCGCCTGCGACAAGTTCGGCTACGTCCCGGACATGATCACCTGCGCCAAGGGCATGACCTCGGGCTACTCCCCCATCGGCGCCTGCATCGTCTCCGACCGCCTGGCCGAGCCGTTCTACAAGGGCGACAACACCTTCCTGCACGGCTACACCTTCGGCGGCCACCCGGTGTCGGCCGCGGTGGGCGTCGCCAACCTCGACCTGTTCGAGCGCGAGGGCCTGAACCAGCACGTGCTGGACAACGAGGGCGCCTTCCGCGCGACCCTGGAGAAGCTGTACGACCTGCCGATCGTCGGCGACGTCCGCGGCAACGGCTTCTTCTACGGCATCGAGCTGGTCAAGGACAAGAACACCAAGGAGTCCTTCGACGCGGACGAGACCGAGCGGGTCCTGTACGGCTTCCTGTCGAAGAAGCTCTTCGAGAACGGCCTGTACTGCCGTGCCGACGACCGCGGCGACCCGGTCGTCCAGCTCGCCCCGCCGCTGATCTCCGACCAGGAGACCTTCGACGAGATCGAGCAGATCCTGCGCGCGACGCTGTCGGAGGCGTGGACGAAGCTGTGA
- a CDS encoding Lrp/AsnC family transcriptional regulator, whose protein sequence is MHSDLVASRSADPRDSRESKNGGGPQLDAVSLAIIEQLQEDGRRPYAAIGKAVGLSEAAVRQRVQKLLDQGVMQIVAVTDPLTVGFRRQAMVGVNVEGDVESVADALAAMSECEYVVMTAGSFDLMVEIVCEDDDHLLEVINKRIRAVPGVRSTESFVYLKLKKQTYMWGTR, encoded by the coding sequence GTGCACAGTGACCTCGTGGCCAGTCGAAGCGCAGACCCGAGGGACTCCCGCGAGTCCAAGAACGGCGGCGGTCCCCAGTTGGACGCCGTCTCCCTCGCCATCATCGAGCAGCTCCAGGAGGACGGCCGCCGGCCGTACGCCGCCATCGGCAAGGCCGTGGGCCTGTCGGAGGCGGCCGTGCGCCAGCGCGTCCAGAAGCTGCTGGACCAGGGCGTGATGCAGATCGTCGCCGTCACGGACCCGCTCACCGTGGGCTTCCGCCGCCAGGCGATGGTCGGGGTCAACGTCGAGGGCGACGTGGAGTCCGTGGCCGACGCGCTGGCCGCCATGTCCGAATGCGAGTACGTGGTGATGACCGCAGGCTCCTTCGACCTGATGGTCGAGATCGTCTGCGAGGACGACGACCACCTTCTGGAGGTCATCAACAAACGCATCCGGGCCGTGCCCGGCGTGCGCTCCACCGAGAGCTTCGTCTACCTCAAGCTCAAGAAGCAGACCTACATGTGGGGAACCCGATAA
- a CDS encoding gamma-aminobutyraldehyde dehydrogenase yields the protein MSTELRRLRNYIGGEFRDAADGRTTEVVNPATGEAYATAPLSGQADVDAAMAAAAEAFPGWRDTTPAERQKALLKIADAFEERAEELIAAEVENTGKPVGLTRTEEIPPMVDQIRFFAGAARMLEGRSAGEYMEGLTSIVRREPVGVCAQVAPWNYPMMMAVWKFAPAIAAGNTVVLKPSDTTPASTVLIAEILGSILPKGVFNVICGDRDTGRMMVEHPTPAMASITGSVRAGMSVAESASKDLKRVHLELGGKAPVVVFEDTDIAKAVEGISVAGFFNAGQDCTAAARVLVHESIHDEFVSALAKAAADTRTGMPDDEDVLFGPLNNPNQLKQVEGFIERLPAHARVVAGGKRVGDKGFFYAPTVVSGLNQDDEIIQKEVFGPVITVQSFTDEDQAVEYANGVEYALASSVWTKDHSRAMRMSKKLDFGCVWINTHIPLVAEMPHGGFKKSGYGKDLSAYGFDDYTRIKHVMTSLEG from the coding sequence GTGAGCACCGAGCTGCGTCGTCTGCGCAACTACATCGGCGGGGAGTTCCGGGACGCCGCCGACGGACGGACCACCGAGGTGGTCAACCCCGCGACCGGCGAGGCGTACGCGACCGCTCCGCTGTCCGGGCAGGCGGACGTGGACGCCGCGATGGCGGCCGCGGCCGAGGCCTTCCCCGGCTGGCGCGACACCACCCCGGCCGAGCGGCAGAAGGCCCTGCTGAAGATCGCGGACGCCTTCGAGGAGCGGGCCGAGGAACTCATCGCCGCCGAGGTGGAGAACACGGGCAAGCCCGTCGGGCTGACCCGCACCGAGGAGATCCCGCCGATGGTGGACCAGATCCGCTTCTTCGCGGGCGCGGCGCGGATGCTCGAGGGCCGCTCGGCCGGCGAGTACATGGAGGGCCTGACCTCCATCGTGCGCCGTGAGCCGGTCGGCGTCTGCGCCCAGGTCGCCCCCTGGAACTACCCGATGATGATGGCCGTGTGGAAGTTCGCCCCGGCGATCGCCGCGGGCAACACGGTCGTCCTGAAGCCCTCGGACACCACCCCGGCCTCCACCGTCCTGATCGCCGAGATCCTCGGCTCGATCCTGCCCAAGGGCGTCTTCAACGTCATCTGCGGTGACCGCGACACCGGCCGCATGATGGTCGAGCACCCCACCCCGGCGATGGCGTCCATCACCGGCTCGGTGCGCGCCGGCATGTCGGTCGCCGAGTCCGCGTCCAAGGACCTCAAGCGCGTCCACCTGGAGCTGGGCGGCAAGGCCCCGGTCGTGGTCTTCGAGGACACCGACATCGCCAAGGCCGTCGAGGGCATCTCCGTCGCGGGCTTCTTCAACGCCGGCCAGGACTGCACGGCCGCCGCCCGCGTCCTGGTCCACGAGTCGATCCACGACGAGTTCGTCTCCGCGCTCGCCAAGGCCGCCGCCGACACCAGGACCGGCATGCCCGACGACGAGGACGTCCTCTTCGGCCCGCTCAACAACCCCAACCAGCTCAAGCAGGTCGAGGGCTTCATCGAGCGGCTGCCGGCGCACGCGCGCGTGGTCGCCGGCGGCAAGCGCGTCGGCGACAAGGGCTTCTTCTACGCCCCGACCGTCGTCTCCGGCCTCAACCAGGACGACGAGATCATCCAGAAGGAGGTCTTCGGCCCGGTCATCACCGTCCAGTCCTTCACGGACGAGGACCAGGCCGTCGAGTACGCCAACGGCGTCGAGTACGCGCTGGCCTCCTCGGTGTGGACCAAGGACCACTCCCGCGCGATGCGCATGTCCAAGAAGCTCGACTTCGGCTGCGTGTGGATCAACACCCACATCCCGCTGGTCGCGGAGATGCCGCACGGCGGCTTCAAGAAGTCCGGCTACGGCAAGGACCTCTCGGCGTACGGCTTCGACGACTACACGCGCATCAAGCACGTGATGACGTCCCTGGAGGGCTGA
- a CDS encoding serine hydrolase domain-containing protein, with protein sequence MRARRRTTLLAASLVLALGAGPLAAPALAAPSPSAPVCVGTSSNEALCEAIEGLPDGSATAALVRLGGTGGSWQGSSGVRDLASGRAADPDARFRAGSTTKVVTAAAVLKLAALGEVDLDAPVERYLPGLLGPAFRKPVTVRNLLNHTSGIRPGDSWGDTFEELYAHRYDTLSPRQVVKSAVAKGPAFTAGDQQQYLNINYTVLGMLIEKVTGQSYASEATRLVLRPARMRHTYFPGTDPRIRGPHHRGYQTVPGADGTTRLVDVTEWNVADRWAAGDMISTTADLERLVTALFSGRIVPEPQLREMFTVPAGIEGAAHSAGLTRWEHRGTVYWLKSGARPGYSTAIAATENLSLTLVYSLSDTDAKDTAANPVAERIREAALKQREPEPRSA encoded by the coding sequence ATGCGCGCACGCCGTCGCACCACCCTCCTCGCCGCCTCCCTCGTCCTCGCCCTGGGCGCGGGCCCGCTCGCCGCGCCGGCCCTCGCCGCCCCGTCCCCGTCGGCCCCCGTGTGCGTCGGCACCTCCTCGAACGAGGCGTTGTGCGAGGCGATCGAGGGGCTGCCCGACGGGAGCGCGACCGCCGCGCTCGTCCGGCTGGGCGGCACCGGGGGCTCCTGGCAGGGCAGTTCGGGGGTGCGGGACCTGGCGAGCGGCCGGGCGGCCGACCCGGACGCGCGGTTCCGGGCCGGTTCGACGACCAAGGTGGTGACGGCCGCCGCCGTCCTCAAACTGGCGGCCCTGGGCGAGGTCGACCTCGACGCGCCGGTCGAGCGCTACCTGCCCGGCCTGCTCGGCCCCGCCTTCAGGAAGCCCGTCACCGTACGGAACCTGCTGAACCACACCAGCGGCATCCGGCCCGGCGACAGCTGGGGGGACACCTTCGAGGAGTTGTACGCGCACCGCTACGACACGCTCAGCCCGCGGCAGGTCGTGAAGTCGGCGGTCGCGAAGGGCCCGGCGTTCACCGCCGGTGATCAGCAGCAGTACCTCAACATCAACTACACGGTCCTCGGCATGCTGATCGAGAAGGTGACCGGGCAGTCGTACGCCTCCGAGGCCACCCGGCTCGTGCTGCGTCCCGCCAGGATGCGGCACACGTACTTCCCGGGCACCGATCCCCGCATCCGCGGACCGCACCACCGCGGCTACCAGACGGTGCCCGGGGCGGACGGGACGACCCGGCTCGTCGACGTCACCGAGTGGAACGTGGCCGACCGCTGGGCGGCCGGGGACATGATCTCGACCACCGCCGACCTGGAGCGGCTCGTCACGGCCCTCTTCAGCGGACGGATCGTACCCGAACCGCAGTTGCGGGAGATGTTCACGGTCCCGGCGGGCATCGAGGGCGCCGCCCACAGCGCGGGCCTGACCCGCTGGGAGCACCGGGGCACGGTGTACTGGCTCAAGAGCGGCGCCCGCCCCGGTTACAGCACGGCGATCGCCGCGACCGAGAACCTGAGCCTCACCCTCGTGTACTCGCTCTCCGACACCGACGCGAAGGACACGGCTGCGAACCCGGTCGCCGAGCGCATCAGGGAGGCCGCCCTCAAGCAGCGGGAACCGGAGCCGCGTTCGGCGTGA
- a CDS encoding glycerophosphodiester phosphodiesterase: MQNVTAVAHRGDPYRVRENTLASLRSALRRGADAVEIDVRLTRDGVPVLLHDDTLKRLWEHDRPLLSLSWEEVREVTDGGVPTLLDALAATDGSRVMIDLPGTPDVRAARRVVDAVREQGAQDRVYYCAGASAMLAVRAADPSAEIALTRTTLAPPRAGLLEAVRPRWLNYRFSLVDRSLADRVHRGGHLLSVWTPDTRRSMRRLLALGVDSITTNRIDVLCALRAAGSRTGPAGGRAAPR, encoded by the coding sequence ATGCAGAACGTGACCGCCGTGGCCCACCGCGGCGACCCCTACCGCGTCCGCGAGAACACCCTCGCCTCGCTGCGTTCCGCGCTCCGCCGGGGCGCGGACGCGGTCGAGATCGACGTGCGTCTCACCCGCGACGGCGTCCCGGTGCTGCTGCACGACGACACGCTCAAGCGGCTCTGGGAGCACGACCGTCCGCTGCTGTCGCTGTCGTGGGAGGAGGTGCGCGAGGTGACGGACGGCGGGGTCCCCACGCTCCTCGACGCGCTGGCGGCGACGGACGGCAGCCGGGTGATGATCGACCTGCCCGGCACGCCGGACGTCCGTGCCGCGCGCCGGGTCGTGGACGCCGTACGCGAGCAGGGCGCCCAGGACCGCGTGTACTACTGCGCGGGCGCCTCCGCCATGCTCGCCGTGCGCGCGGCGGACCCGTCCGCCGAGATCGCGCTCACCCGGACGACTCTGGCCCCGCCGCGCGCCGGTCTGCTGGAGGCGGTCCGCCCGCGCTGGCTGAACTACCGCTTCAGCCTGGTCGACCGGTCCCTCGCCGACCGCGTCCACCGCGGCGGCCACCTGCTGTCCGTCTGGACCCCGGACACCCGCCGCTCCATGCGCCGCCTGCTGGCACTGGGCGTCGACTCGATCACGACCAACCGCATCGACGTCCTGTGCGCGCTGCGCGCCGCCGGGTCCCGGACCGGTCCGGCAGGAGGTCGCGCGGCGCCGCGGTGA
- a CDS encoding DUF4190 domain-containing protein yields the protein MSDDAQTPGARRNPEPAGDAEGGTPPGNPHARGVWPAPADGGAGDAVPQAGPPVVEPDAPATADVPDPWAPPVHGTPAFGRGAVGPGAGGPGETLAAGGPLPWSSPSTPSSPSVHDQQTVVSFPAMGTPAPPAAHGSPANPFAPPAAGEPVPPPPIAPDGPGRVPYGYPGGYGHPTAQPPGYGAAPGQAYHGWTGTAPMPSNGLGVTGLVLGIISATVFCLWPVAILLGVLGVIFGAVGRSKATRGEATNPGQALAGIICGAAGIVLGIGFGVLVLTTSL from the coding sequence ATGTCCGACGACGCGCAGACGCCGGGAGCGCGACGGAACCCGGAGCCCGCCGGGGACGCGGAGGGCGGTACGCCGCCCGGGAATCCGCACGCCCGCGGTGTGTGGCCGGCACCGGCCGACGGCGGGGCCGGGGACGCGGTGCCGCAGGCCGGTCCGCCGGTGGTGGAGCCGGACGCGCCGGCGACGGCGGACGTCCCCGACCCCTGGGCGCCTCCGGTCCACGGCACACCGGCCTTCGGCCGGGGAGCCGTCGGTCCCGGGGCCGGCGGTCCGGGCGAGACCCTCGCGGCCGGCGGCCCCCTTCCCTGGTCCTCCCCCTCCACCCCCTCCTCCCCTTCCGTCCACGACCAGCAGACGGTCGTCTCGTTCCCCGCGATGGGCACGCCCGCCCCGCCCGCCGCCCACGGTTCTCCGGCCAACCCCTTCGCGCCCCCGGCCGCGGGCGAGCCGGTCCCGCCGCCGCCCATCGCCCCCGACGGCCCCGGCCGGGTCCCGTACGGCTACCCGGGCGGGTACGGCCACCCGACCGCGCAGCCGCCCGGGTACGGCGCTGCCCCGGGACAGGCCTACCACGGCTGGACCGGCACGGCGCCGATGCCGAGCAACGGGCTGGGCGTGACCGGACTGGTGCTGGGGATCATCTCGGCCACCGTGTTCTGTCTGTGGCCGGTCGCCATCCTGCTGGGAGTGCTGGGCGTGATCTTCGGTGCGGTCGGCCGGAGCAAGGCCACCCGCGGCGAGGCCACCAACCCGGGCCAGGCGCTGGCCGGGATCATCTGCGGGGCGGCCGGCATCGTCCTGGGCATCGGCTTCGGCGTGCTCGTCCTCACCACGTCCCTCTAG
- a CDS encoding NADAR family protein — MVRARLACVEGITGVAVGGTTGTIGSREALIEAVRAGERVKYLHFWGHRPLPDGRIGASCLSQWWPSPFTVEGVRYATAEHWMMAAKARLFADAEAERRVLAADHPSLAKKAGRLVRGFDEATWRRERFRVVVEGSVHKFAAHADLRDFLLGTGGRVLVEASPVDRVWGIGLAARDEGAYDPERWRGPNLLGFALMEARARLRADGGTGRRTEAPEGRPGQ, encoded by the coding sequence GTGGTGCGTGCCAGACTCGCGTGCGTGGAAGGGATCACGGGGGTGGCGGTGGGCGGGACGACGGGGACGATCGGCTCCAGGGAGGCGCTGATCGAGGCGGTGCGGGCCGGGGAGAGGGTCAAGTACCTGCATTTCTGGGGGCACCGGCCGCTGCCCGACGGCCGGATCGGGGCGAGCTGTCTGAGCCAGTGGTGGCCGTCGCCGTTCACGGTGGAGGGCGTGCGGTACGCGACCGCCGAGCACTGGATGATGGCGGCCAAGGCCCGGCTGTTCGCGGACGCGGAGGCGGAGCGGCGGGTGCTGGCCGCGGACCATCCCTCACTGGCGAAGAAGGCGGGGCGGCTGGTGCGGGGCTTCGACGAGGCGACATGGCGGCGGGAGCGGTTCCGCGTCGTCGTCGAGGGCAGCGTCCACAAGTTCGCGGCGCACGCGGACCTGCGGGACTTCCTGCTCGGCACGGGCGGGCGCGTCCTGGTCGAGGCGAGCCCGGTGGACCGGGTGTGGGGCATCGGCCTCGCGGCACGGGACGAGGGCGCGTACGACCCGGAGCGGTGGCGGGGGCCGAACCTGCTGGGGTTCGCGCTGATGGAGGCGCGGGCGCGGCTGCGGGCGGACGGGGGCACCGGTCGGCGGACGGAGGCGCCGGAGGGACGCCCCGGCCAGTAG
- a CDS encoding gamma-aminobutyraldehyde dehydrogenase, producing MHNPGNATPERFPAQDRFADGAQFIAGRVTRGTSGRTHTVVDPATGEGVHTYELAGTDDVDAAVAAAREAFPAWAGATPGERSDALHRFAAVVAERAEDFARAESLQCGKPLKLSREFDVPGTVDNIAFFAGAARHLTGRSAGEYSGDHTSYVRREPIGVVGSVAPWNYPLQMAAWKILPAVAAGNTVVLKPAELTPLTSLLFAQAAVDAGIPDGVINVVTGTGKTAGEHLVGHPDVAMTSFTGSTAVGRRVAEIATATVKRLHLELGGKAPFVVFDDADLDAAVNGAVAGALINTGQDCTAATRAYVQRPLYEAFVERTAALMETVRLGDPFAPGTDLGPLVSHAQRDRVAGFVDRARAYARVVTGGEAPQGELKDGAYYRPTLVADAPQDSEVVQSEIFGPVLVVLPFGTDDEGIALANDTPYGLAASAWSRDVYRTGRATREIKAGCVWINDHIPIISEMPHGGYKASGFGKDMSAYSFEEYTQIKHVMFDNTAVVRKDWHRTVFGDR from the coding sequence ATGCACAACCCGGGCAACGCCACCCCGGAACGATTCCCCGCCCAGGACCGCTTCGCGGACGGGGCGCAGTTCATCGCGGGACGTGTGACGAGGGGAACCTCGGGCCGTACCCACACGGTCGTCGACCCGGCCACCGGCGAAGGCGTCCACACCTACGAACTCGCCGGCACCGACGACGTGGACGCGGCCGTCGCCGCGGCCCGCGAGGCGTTCCCGGCCTGGGCGGGCGCCACCCCGGGCGAGCGCTCCGACGCCCTGCACCGGTTCGCCGCCGTCGTCGCCGAGCGCGCCGAGGACTTCGCGCGGGCCGAGTCCCTGCAGTGCGGCAAGCCGCTGAAGCTGAGCCGCGAGTTCGACGTGCCGGGCACGGTCGACAACATCGCCTTCTTCGCCGGCGCCGCCCGCCACCTGACGGGCCGGTCGGCCGGCGAGTACTCCGGCGACCACACCTCCTACGTCCGTCGCGAGCCGATCGGCGTCGTCGGCTCCGTCGCCCCCTGGAACTACCCGCTCCAGATGGCCGCCTGGAAGATCCTCCCGGCGGTCGCCGCGGGCAACACCGTCGTCCTCAAGCCCGCCGAGCTCACCCCGCTCACCTCTCTCCTCTTCGCGCAGGCCGCCGTCGACGCCGGGATCCCGGACGGCGTGATCAACGTCGTCACCGGCACCGGAAAGACGGCCGGCGAGCACCTCGTCGGCCACCCCGACGTGGCCATGACCTCCTTCACCGGCTCCACCGCCGTGGGCAGGCGGGTGGCCGAGATCGCCACCGCCACCGTCAAGCGCCTCCACCTGGAGCTCGGCGGCAAGGCGCCCTTCGTCGTCTTCGACGACGCCGACCTCGACGCCGCCGTCAACGGCGCGGTCGCGGGCGCGCTGATCAACACCGGGCAGGACTGCACGGCCGCCACGCGCGCGTACGTGCAGCGTCCGCTTTACGAGGCGTTCGTCGAGCGCACGGCCGCCCTGATGGAGACGGTGCGGCTCGGCGACCCCTTCGCCCCCGGCACCGACCTCGGCCCGCTGGTCTCGCACGCCCAGCGCGACCGGGTGGCCGGCTTCGTCGACCGGGCGCGTGCCTACGCGCGCGTGGTGACCGGCGGCGAGGCCCCGCAGGGGGAGCTGAAGGACGGCGCGTACTACCGCCCCACCCTCGTCGCCGACGCGCCGCAGGACAGCGAGGTCGTGCAGTCCGAGATCTTCGGGCCGGTGCTGGTGGTCCTGCCCTTCGGCACCGACGACGAGGGCATCGCGCTGGCCAACGACACCCCGTACGGGCTCGCCGCCTCCGCGTGGAGCCGGGACGTGTACCGCACGGGCCGCGCCACGCGCGAGATCAAGGCGGGGTGCGTGTGGATCAACGACCACATCCCGATCATCAGCGAGATGCCGCACGGCGGCTACAAGGCGTCCGGCTTCGGCAAGGACATGTCCGCATACTCGTTCGAGGAATACACGCAGATCAAGCACGTCATGTTCGACAACACCGCGGTGGTCCGCAAGGACTGGCACCGCACCGTCTTCGGGGACCGATAG